From Vulpes vulpes isolate BD-2025 chromosome 7, VulVul3, whole genome shotgun sequence, one genomic window encodes:
- the SMKR1 gene encoding small lysine-rich protein 1 — MVSSNPSFWKGSGGNLLRREFLNFMPRKACSILERPSHLQNASFMLDSQQQRVPDLLHLHQHLPGKGKQGKSQGKSGGKKQKKPEVDILSPAAMLNLYYIAHNVADCLHLRGFRWPGAPKSKKGKNKT; from the exons ATGGTCTCTTCCAACCCGAGTTTTTGGAAGGGCTCTGGAGGAAACCTTTTGCGCAGGGAATTCTTGAATTTTATGCCCAGGAAGGCCTGCAGCATCCTTGAACGTCCATCCCACCTCCAA aatgcctCTTTCATGTTAGATTCTCAGCAGCAGAGAGTTCCAGATCTTCTACATCTTCATCAGCACTTG CCAGGTAAAGGGAAACAAGGAAAAAGCCAAGGCAAGTCTGGcgggaagaagcagaagaagccGGAGGTGGACATCCTCAGCCCTGCGGCCATGCTGAACCTCTACTACATTGCCCACAATGTTGCCGACTGCCTGCACCTGCGAGGCTTCCgctggccaggtgcccccaaatcaaaaaaagggaaaaacaagacTTAA